The genomic DNA AATAAATAAAAATCTATTTCTGCAAGTGTTCTAATAATAAAACAGTTTCAATGGGATGGTAATCTGAGTGTTAAAAAGCTTGAACAAAAATAAAAGTAGGTTAGAGCTCTTATATTTATTTTACATTAACTTCTATTACAAATAGAGTAGACTTCTTTCGAAATTATAGTATCACTTGTGTTTAGATAAGTTCCTGACTATTTTAAGTTTAGTTTTGAAAGAGAACTAGTATAATAAAAAAGGGTTTGCTTAAAAAGCAAACCCTTTCTGTAAGCAAAACAATAAAGAGGAAAAATAAATATCTGTCTTCTTTACTGTTACACTTATTACTTGCCGCTACGTGATGTAGTATGGCTTCCTTTATTCTGATTTCCAGAAGTTCTATTGTCTTCTGTCTTGCTATTAGTATTCTTGTGGGACGCATGGCCACCTTTACTAGCAATTTCTACTACCTTATCATGAGGCATAGAAGCAAAACCTTGTCTACCAGTATGTTCATTAGTATTTTGATTTTGTGTATTTGCTTTTGTGTTGTTGTTATTTCTGTTTTCCATATCTAGTTATATTTAGTAGTTAATAATAAATATCTATCTATGTTAACTAAGGTAAAAGTTATTGTTGGAATAACCAAATATTATTTGGAATAAATTTTAATGATAAAAATTTATATAAGCTGAAGGGTTGTTTGTCCGTATTATATATTGTGTGTCTAAAAGGTGATTAAACAGTTCTAATTGAGTTTATAAGATTACCTGATATATATTATATTTCTATAATTAGCCAATAGCTCCTAGGAATTAGACTGAGTTGTCGCTAAAATGAAGTAAATAATTAACTCTTATATACAAGTTATAAGTTTAATTTTTGTAGTTTAAACCACTATGACTAGAAATACATGCTTGGAGTTTCTTATATATATAATAATATAATCAACATTATGGCTAAAAATATAGGACTAGTGTTTAGGGTAAAGATTTTCCAAAACTTTAAAAAATTACTTAATTATATGTGCTCGGTAGGATTCAGAAAAACTCTACCAATATATAGGTAAGATTGTTGGTTACTTCATATAGCAACTGACACAAAAAAGCTTTATACCAATAAAGAAACCATAAAATTGATGATAGTATGTATAGTAATGTGTTTTAGCTACCTACTGGTACAATTATCCTAAGCGCTGTCCTTAGTCTTCTAATAGTTTCCTTTTGTCCTATAATCTCTATACTTTGCATTAAATCAGGGCCTGCGGTTGTACCCATGAGTGCAATACGGATAACAGGCATCATTTCATTTATTTTTATAGAGCGCTCTTTAAGAAAATCTGCTAATGATTCTTTAATGCTAGCTGCATTAAAAGGAGATATGGTTGGTAAGATGTCTACAAATCCTGCTAAAGTCTCATGAGCTTGAGATGTCCATCTTTTTTGGATTGCTTGGGCATCATATGTTGTAGGTGCTTGGAAAAATACCTGCCCTTGTTCCCAAAAATCTTGAGGAAAAATAGCTCTCTCTTTGACAAGTGCACAAATTTGTTCGGCTTGTTCGGTTGTGTATGCTATTTCTCGTTTATCA from Candidatus Amoebophilus asiaticus 5a2 includes the following:
- a CDS encoding KGG domain-containing protein produces the protein MENRNNNNTKANTQNQNTNEHTGRQGFASMPHDKVVEIASKGGHASHKNTNSKTEDNRTSGNQNKGSHTTSRSGK